The following are encoded together in the Candidatus Eisenbacteria bacterium genome:
- the lexA gene encoding transcriptional repressor LexA → MKELTERQNEIYEFLVEHYRENGYPPTIREIGFRFGIRSTKGVVDHLTALERKGYIRRGLGKSRALELIHIDREEDANLVPLVGRVAAGQPILAEENIEEKIVVDPSFRKGGDEFLLRVNGDSMIEAHIDDGDWILVRPASEARNGEIVVALIGEEATVKRFYRKGNRIELRPENRTMQPIAVDPSSEEFRIVGKVVGLFRRF, encoded by the coding sequence ATGAAGGAGCTGACCGAGAGACAAAACGAGATCTATGAGTTTCTGGTCGAGCACTACCGAGAAAACGGTTATCCCCCAACGATCCGGGAGATCGGATTCCGCTTCGGGATTCGATCCACCAAGGGGGTGGTGGATCACCTCACCGCTCTGGAGAGAAAAGGGTATATCCGTAGGGGGCTCGGTAAGTCGAGAGCGCTGGAACTGATCCATATCGACCGGGAAGAGGACGCGAACCTGGTTCCCCTCGTCGGCCGAGTCGCGGCGGGCCAGCCTATTCTCGCCGAGGAGAACATTGAAGAGAAAATCGTGGTCGATCCCTCCTTCCGAAAGGGGGGAGACGAGTTTCTTCTCCGCGTCAACGGGGACAGCATGATCGAAGCCCACATCGACGACGGCGATTGGATCCTGGTTCGTCCGGCTTCCGAAGCGAGAAACGGCGAGATCGTCGTGGCGTTGATCGGGGAGGAAGCGACCGTGAAGCGTTTTTATCGCAAGGGAAACCGGATCGAACTCCGGCCGGAGAACCGAACGATGCAACCGATTGCGGTCGATCCCTCCAGCGAAGAGTTCCGAATCGTGGGGAAGGTCGTCGGTCTTTTCAGGCGGTTTTGA